One genomic segment of Pseudorasbora parva isolate DD20220531a chromosome 6, ASM2467924v1, whole genome shotgun sequence includes these proteins:
- the snai1b gene encoding snail family zinc finger 1b, with translation MPRSFLVKKYFSNKKPNYSELESQTDNRYAVVPLHDFHTKQGAPVVPMLVWASSAVPLPFPPASPSTASPPGPLDLSSQSSSGSSSGEEDDGRTSDPPSPDPAGRFPGASSASSTASAFHCKHCPKEYNSLGALKMHIRSHTLPCVCGTCGKAFSRPWLLRGHIRTHTGERPFSCTHCNRAFADRSNLRAHLQTHSEVKKYQCGACSRTFSRMSLLHKHSLSGCCPSA, from the exons ATGCCACGTTCATTTCTTGTCAAGAAGTATTTCTCCAACAAGAAGCCAAACTACAGCGAGCTGGAGAGTCAGACTG ACAACCGCTATGCTGTCGTCCCTCTGCATGACTTCCACACCAAGCAAGGCGCTCCTGTGGTGCCCATGCTGGTGTGGGCCTCCAGTGCCGTACCCCTCCCCTTCCCTCCGGCTTCCCCCAGCACGGCCTCTCCTCCCGGGCCTCTGGACCTGAGCTCTCAGTCCAGCTCCGGCTCCAGCTCCGGAGAGGAGGACGACGGCCGCACGTCCGACCCACCCAGCCCTGACCCCGCGGGCCGCTTTCCAGGAGCCAGCTCCGCCTCCTCCACCGCCTCCGCTTTTCACTGCAAGCACTGTCCCAAAGAGTACAACAGCCTGGGGGCGCTGAAGATGCACatccgctcacacacactcccctgTGTGTGCGGCACGTGTGGGAAGGCCTTCTCCAGACCCTGGCTGCTGCGAGGACACATTCGGACACACACCG GCGAACGTCCCTTCTCATGCACCCACTGTAACCGTGCGTTTGCGGACCGCTCGAACCTGCGGGCGCACCTGCAGACCCACTCCGAGGTGAAGAAGTACCAGTGTGGGGCGTGCTCGCGCACCTTCAGCCGCATGTCCCTCCTGCACAAGCACAGCCTCTCCGGCTGCTGTCCGTCCGCATAG